A single Clostridia bacterium DNA region contains:
- a CDS encoding response regulator has translation MSGKIVIADDAAFMRMMLKNILVQGGYEVVGEAENGQKAIAKYFELKPDLITLDITMPEMDGITAAKEILSRDSKANVVMCSAMGQQAIVVEAIMAGAKDFIVKPFQTERVIEAVKRIIG, from the coding sequence TTGAGCGGGAAGATAGTTATAGCAGATGACGCAGCATTTATGAGGATGATGTTGAAGAACATATTGGTCCAGGGGGGTTACGAAGTGGTAGGGGAGGCTGAGAATGGACAGAAGGCAATTGCAAAGTATTTTGAGCTTAAGCCTGATCTCATCACTCTTGATATAACGATGCCGGAAATGGATGGAATCACTGCTGCAAAAGAAATTTTAAGCAGGGATAGTAAGGCCAATGTTGTAATGTGTTCTGCGATGGGGCAGCAGGCCATAGTTGTAGAGGCGATAATGGCGGGGGCAAAGGATTTTATAGTGAAGCCTTTCCAGACAGAAAGAGTTATAGAAGCGGTTAAAAGAATTATTGGATAA
- a CDS encoding DUF1540 domain-containing protein, which translates to MQGRVEKKNDHLSGVKCVVNTCYYYSQGNYCNAAKIEIQPNDATNTQETDCATFAPNQA; encoded by the coding sequence ATGCAGGGCAGAGTTGAAAAGAAAAACGACCATCTATCAGGTGTGAAATGTGTTGTAAACACTTGCTATTATTACTCACAAGGTAATTATTGCAATGCTGCAAAAATTGAAATACAGCCTAATGATGCAACAAATACTCAGGAAACAGATTGTGCGACCTTTGCGCCAAATCAAGCATAG
- the thiI gene encoding tRNA uracil 4-sulfurtransferase ThiI, translating into MKCLLVKSSSEITLKGLNRREFENSLLREIRRRIGTEHRIDRESGRFFIHAYSDEMIKELQKVFGILRVAVADIVEKDIEAISRAAVEQISTIGGAGTFKVESKRADKRFPLNSMEISRVVGGNVLKAIADIKVDVHNPDVVLNVEVRDKAYIYSKEYKGVGGMPYKSAGKGMLLLSGGIDSPVAGFMMAKRGLELSCVYYHSHPYTSERAKDKVVELARKLSEYTGPIRLYVVPFTHIQMDIIEKCREDELTIIMRRFMMKLAELAAAKEGARALVTGESLGQVASQTLESIVVTNSELEIPVFRPLIGMDKVDIMDISRKIGTYDTSILPYEDCCTIFVPKHPKTKPRLAEIKRSEEKLDMVGLMEEALENAEILTVAQES; encoded by the coding sequence ATGAAGTGTTTGCTTGTAAAATCCTCAAGTGAGATTACCCTCAAAGGCTTGAACAGAAGAGAATTTGAGAACAGTTTGCTTAGGGAGATAAGAAGAAGGATTGGAACGGAACATAGAATTGATAGAGAGTCAGGAAGGTTTTTTATACACGCATATTCAGATGAAATGATTAAAGAGCTGCAGAAGGTGTTTGGAATACTCAGGGTGGCAGTAGCCGACATTGTCGAGAAGGATATAGAGGCTATAAGCAGGGCTGCTGTAGAGCAAATCAGCACCATAGGCGGAGCGGGAACCTTCAAGGTTGAAAGCAAAAGAGCAGATAAGAGATTTCCCTTGAATTCAATGGAAATTTCCAGGGTGGTAGGAGGAAATGTACTAAAAGCAATAGCAGATATAAAAGTGGATGTACATAACCCCGATGTAGTATTAAATGTAGAAGTGAGAGACAAGGCATACATATATTCCAAAGAGTATAAAGGTGTTGGCGGCATGCCATACAAGAGTGCAGGAAAGGGGATGCTGCTGCTTTCCGGCGGTATTGACAGTCCGGTGGCTGGATTTATGATGGCTAAGAGAGGCTTGGAGCTGTCGTGCGTGTATTATCACAGTCATCCTTACACCAGTGAGAGAGCAAAGGATAAGGTCGTGGAGCTTGCCAGGAAGCTGTCAGAGTATACAGGCCCTATAAGGCTTTATGTTGTTCCGTTTACACATATTCAGATGGATATAATTGAGAAGTGCAGGGAAGATGAGTTGACCATAATAATGCGAAGATTCATGATGAAGCTGGCGGAGCTGGCAGCGGCGAAAGAGGGAGCAAGAGCATTGGTTACGGGAGAGAGCTTGGGACAGGTGGCAAGCCAGACTTTGGAAAGCATAGTTGTGACTAATAGTGAGCTTGAGATCCCTGTTTTCAGACCACTTATCGGTATGGATAAAGTAGATATAATGGATATTTCAAGGAAAATCGGTACCTATGATACATCAATACTTCCTTATGAGGACTGCTGCACAATTTTTGTTCCCAAGCACCCCAAGACCAAGCCCAGGCTGGCAGAGATAAAAAGGTCTGAAGAAAAGCTTGATATGGTCGGATTAATGGAGGAAGCACTAGAAAATGCAGAGATTCTCACTGTTGCGCAAGAAAGCTAA